In the genome of Thermodesulfobacteriota bacterium, the window GAGGGATCAGAAGAGGTTGTCTTACCCCCTCCGTCTCCTGCTGCTCGCCCTTCATGAGGTAGTTGAGCGAGGCCCGAAGCGCTTTCGCAATCCTCAGGATCACGTCTGCCCCGGCCTTTCGTTTGTCGTTTTCGATCTCGCTGAGGAAGGGCACGCTGACGCTGGCCCGTTCGGCCAACTGCTTCTGCGTCCAGCCCCTCCGATCACGAAGTGTCGCGATGCGGCGTCCCAGTGTGGATGGCGTCTCGGTCATCGACGGCCCTTGACTTTTCTCCCACAGTTTAAGTATATATCCTTTCGTTGAAACAACCATTCTACATGAGTGTAATTGTAGGGAACTCGTCGCCATGCCGCAAGAGAAAACCTCACCCGAGTGCCCAGTATCGAGCGATGGCGGCGACGTCCACGCGTTCCAGATCCTCTCCCTCGACGGAGGCGGGATCAAGGGGCTCTTCTCGGTGGCGCTCCTGGCCAAGTTGGAGGAGGACCTCGGGACCAGCCTCGTCGATCACTTCGATCTCGTGGTTGGCACCTCGACCGGGGGAATCATCGCCCTCGGACTCGGTCGTCGACCTTCACGAAGCCGAGGCGGCGACCGCATGAACTGGACGGATGCACACCAGCGGATGGCGCTTCTTCGCCTGCATCATGAAGGGGCTCTCCGCTCCGGTGCAAAGACGCGGCCTGTGATCGAGCATCTTCTGTCCCTTGGGTGGGTCGGGCAGACAACTCGGCGTGGCGTCGTGGCAGCCGTGCCCTTCGCGCGCGATGACATCCGATCCCTGCTCGACACCGTCTGGCCTGAGTGGCGAAGAGCACTCACAGACCTGCTCTCCCACAGCCTTCCGCTGTCGGTTGAGAATCTCTCTCGTCTTGACCGTCGCGCCGCATTGGCGGATGCGAAGAATTTCCCGATACGACTCCATCGAAAGACCCTGGCGGCCGTTCTTGGACTCCATTCCAAGGCATCGCTGCCCACGGACGACGAGTTTGGGGAGACCGGCGTGGAGGCCACCACGGACAATGTCTTGCGCCTTCGTCCGAACCGCGGGCTGCGGCTGCAGTTCGCCAGGGGAGAGATCGATTGCGATGCTGTGATGGCTGCGGCAGGTGAAGTCATTCTGCCGGAACGGGCGTTCTTCGGTGACATTGCGCTCTCTGGGGTCTTGCCCGTCGCCATCCTGACCGTGGAGAACCTTGGGGCCTATATCGATCTCCCGGAGGTGCCAGGCCTCCTGGGCCGCACACACGCCCGGTTGGGACTCCCCTCTGACGGTTCGTTTCCTCACCCGAGTCCCGT includes:
- a CDS encoding helix-turn-helix transcriptional regulator, which encodes MTETPSTLGRRIATLRDRRGWTQKQLAERASVSVPFLSEIENDKRKAGADVILRIAKALRASLNYLMKGEQQETEGVRQPLLIPPELAETAEEEGWSYAITAENVETVNAVIARRGGTSSRPHAAKSWTKEEWIDFHRRLFRGESGD